From bacterium, the proteins below share one genomic window:
- the nikR gene encoding nickel-responsive transcriptional regulator NikR, which translates to MGKLKRFGVSMEEDLLTRFDNFIKVQKYKNRSEAIRDIIREKFVEEEWEKGKNVTGCIVIVYEHDVREIVDKIIDIQHKFSPIIVSSQHIHMDRENCMEIVAVKGKVEKIKDLYFHLKSLKGVKYSAITKATMGKKLK; encoded by the coding sequence ATGGGAAAATTGAAAAGGTTTGGTGTATCAATGGAAGAAGATTTATTGACCAGATTTGATAATTTTATAAAAGTACAGAAGTATAAAAACAGGTCAGAAGCAATAAGAGATATAATAAGAGAAAAGTTTGTTGAAGAAGAATGGGAAAAAGGTAAAAATGTAACTGGATGTATTGTTATTGTTTATGAGCATGATGTAAGGGAAATTGTTGATAAAATTATTGATATTCAGCACAAGTTTTCTCCAATTATTGTATCTTCCCAGCATATTCATATGGATAGGGAAAACTGTATGGAGATAGTTGCTGTTAAGGGAAAAGTTGAGAAAATAAAAGATTTATATTTTCATCTTAAATCATTGAAAGGGGTTAAATATTCTGCAATAACAAAAGCAACTATGGGTAAGAAATTAAAATGA